The Fortiea contorta PCC 7126 genome has a segment encoding these proteins:
- a CDS encoding ABC transporter ATP-binding protein encodes MANVRLEDIKRRFNNVTAIEDISFTIPDGEFWVLVGPSGCGKSTILRTIAGLETATSGKLFIGDRLVNHVPARQRDVAMVFQNYALYPHMTVAQNIAFGLQMRKIDAKIIQERVVDVARSLSLDHLLDRKPKQLSGGQQQRVALGRAIARQPQVFLLDEPLSNLDAQLRDDTRAELKQLHQNLGITTVYVTHDQVEAMTLADQIVVLNRGRIQQIGDPQTVYQSPANQMVATFLGSPPMNILPAIYQDDGFDVGGQLLTVPPDILKNIQLRQGQSVDLGIRPEHIYIHEQQRNQEDVRGELSVEVKLVEPLGRETLIRVALPGATSVINVQVGGDVRLRPGDRLSLQLDLHQLFVFDPNTGERIFPKMSKLGTNN; translated from the coding sequence ATGGCAAATGTTCGTTTAGAAGATATTAAGCGTAGATTCAACAACGTCACCGCTATTGAAGATATTTCATTTACAATTCCTGATGGTGAGTTTTGGGTTTTGGTTGGGCCTTCTGGTTGCGGTAAGTCTACAATTTTGCGGACGATCGCAGGTTTGGAAACCGCTACATCAGGTAAACTTTTCATTGGCGATCGCTTAGTCAATCATGTCCCCGCTCGACAACGGGATGTAGCAATGGTGTTCCAAAACTACGCCCTTTATCCCCATATGACGGTGGCACAAAATATCGCTTTTGGTTTGCAAATGCGGAAGATTGACGCGAAAATCATTCAAGAACGGGTGGTAGATGTGGCGCGATCGCTTTCTTTAGATCATCTGTTAGATCGCAAACCCAAACAACTTTCAGGAGGACAGCAACAACGGGTAGCATTAGGGAGAGCGATCGCTCGTCAACCCCAAGTATTTTTACTCGATGAACCTTTATCGAATTTAGATGCTCAGTTGCGAGATGATACAAGGGCAGAATTAAAACAGCTACATCAAAATTTGGGAATTACCACTGTTTATGTCACTCATGATCAAGTCGAGGCGATGACTTTGGCTGATCAAATTGTGGTGTTAAATCGGGGACGAATTCAACAAATTGGCGATCCTCAAACTGTTTATCAAAGTCCTGCTAACCAAATGGTAGCAACTTTTTTAGGTAGTCCCCCGATGAATATTTTGCCAGCAATTTATCAAGATGATGGTTTTGATGTTGGTGGACAATTATTAACAGTTCCCCCAGATATCCTGAAAAATATCCAATTACGCCAAGGTCAAAGTGTTGATTTAGGGATTCGTCCAGAACATATTTATATTCACGAACAACAAAGAAACCAAGAAGATGTCAGGGGAGAATTATCGGTCGAGGTGAAGTTAGTAGAACCTCTGGGTAGAGAAACACTGATTCGTGTTGCTTTACCCGGTGCTACTTCTGTAATCAACGTCCAAGTGGGTGGAGATGTGCGTTTGCGTCCAGGCGATCGCCTTTCTTTACAACTAGATTTGCATCAGTTGTTTGTGTTTGATCCTAATACTGGCGAGAGAATATTCCCGAAAATGTCCAAATTAGGAACTAACAATTAA
- a CDS encoding phosphoribulokinase, with protein sequence MTSKPERVVLIGVAGDSGCGKSTFLRRLIDLFGEDLMTVICLDDYHSLDRKQRKETGITALDPRANNFDLMYEQIKALKSGQQINKPIYNHETGMIDPPEVIKPNHIVVVEGLHPLYDERVRELIDFSVYFDISDEVKIAWKIQRDMAERGHRYEDVLAQINSRKPDFEKYIEPQREFADVVLQVLPTNLIKDDTERKVLRVRMLQREGKEGFAPAYLFDEGSTINWTPCGRKLTCSYPGMQLYYGSDVYYGRYVTVLEVDGQFDNLEEVIYIETHLSNTSTKYQGELTHLLLKHREYPGSNNGTGLFQVLTGLKMRDAYERLTATEAKLAVQV encoded by the coding sequence ATGACAAGTAAGCCAGAACGCGTGGTACTGATTGGCGTAGCCGGAGACTCAGGTTGCGGTAAATCTACGTTTTTGCGTCGTTTGATCGATTTGTTTGGTGAAGATTTAATGACTGTCATCTGCTTGGATGACTACCATTCTTTGGATCGCAAACAGCGCAAAGAAACTGGAATTACTGCACTTGACCCCAGAGCGAACAATTTTGACCTGATGTATGAGCAAATTAAAGCGCTCAAGAGTGGTCAACAGATTAATAAACCGATTTATAATCACGAAACTGGCATGATTGATCCGCCAGAAGTGATCAAGCCAAATCATATTGTTGTTGTGGAAGGATTGCATCCTTTATATGACGAGCGAGTCCGAGAACTAATCGATTTCAGTGTTTATTTCGACATCAGCGATGAAGTCAAAATTGCCTGGAAAATTCAGCGAGATATGGCAGAGCGCGGTCATCGTTATGAAGATGTTTTAGCTCAAATCAATTCCCGCAAGCCTGATTTTGAAAAGTATATCGAACCACAAAGAGAATTTGCTGATGTGGTTTTGCAAGTATTACCTACTAACTTAATCAAAGACGATACAGAGCGCAAAGTACTGCGGGTACGGATGTTGCAAAGAGAAGGTAAAGAAGGTTTTGCGCCGGCTTACCTCTTTGATGAAGGGTCAACAATTAACTGGACTCCTTGCGGACGTAAGCTTACCTGTTCCTATCCTGGTATGCAATTATACTATGGTTCAGATGTGTACTACGGCCGTTACGTAACAGTACTAGAGGTGGATGGTCAGTTTGACAATCTCGAAGAGGTAATTTACATCGAAACTCATCTGAGTAACACGTCCACGAAATACCAAGGTGAGTTGACTCATTTGTTACTCAAACACCGCGAATATCCTGGTTCCAATAACGGAACTGGTTTATTCCAAGTACTGACAGGTTTGAAAATGCGTGATGCATATGAACGGTTAACAGCAACAGAAGCCAAGTTAGCAGTTCAAGTTTAA
- a CDS encoding sensor histidine kinase, translating to MQTQKPTPVNSSSESKTVLEEEPFIDELPTIEFPSRGKLKASSWRIHQKIGYGYFVAIGIGFFGSLTGLVVANYWRGRAVKQLYEVNQQAQLLSDYKDAVMGAQLHSFSLAATLVDAQRLQMKKAEFLMSVEKAKILESRITDFVNSNPRNLAAASANLETLLQEYETNLKSYVEQIESVLQSIDSQPKQPQQISTAQEQLLRIMRGETAMRLDQLSQTLSRYLQNAQEQEIEQTRGVEQAKGVERLIVMMSMLVSVAVAAIVAWRTSRAIAEPVITVTQVAEQVARKSNFDLRAPVTTEDEIGLLAKSLNRLIERVSERTKELQQAKELAEAASKAKSVFLANVSHELRTPLNAVIGLSQLLQDDATDLNLSGDFITDLETINSAGRHLLELINDILDLSKIEAGKMTLYPETFEITTLIHNLVLTVKPAIEKNGNVLEVDCERELGTMYADQTRMRQVLLNLLSNAAKFTTNGKVTLTVKCEKKDALINAPFGVITFTVTDTGIGMTPGQQQQLFQPFIQGDTSTTKKYGGTGLGLAISRHFCQMMGGEITVKSQPGVGSIFTVRLPLTVQE from the coding sequence ATGCAAACTCAAAAGCCAACTCCTGTTAACAGCAGTTCAGAAAGCAAAACAGTGCTAGAGGAAGAGCCATTTATAGACGAACTCCCTACCATAGAATTCCCCTCAAGAGGGAAACTCAAAGCTAGTTCTTGGCGCATACATCAAAAAATTGGCTACGGATATTTTGTGGCGATTGGGATTGGCTTCTTTGGCTCACTCACCGGCTTGGTAGTTGCTAACTACTGGCGTGGGAGAGCAGTTAAACAGCTATACGAAGTCAATCAGCAAGCACAATTATTGAGTGATTATAAGGATGCAGTGATGGGAGCACAACTGCACAGCTTTAGCTTGGCTGCGACTTTGGTAGACGCGCAGCGCCTACAGATGAAAAAAGCTGAATTTTTGATGAGCGTTGAGAAAGCAAAGATATTAGAGTCACGAATTACTGATTTTGTCAACAGTAATCCTAGAAATTTAGCTGCAGCCAGTGCTAATTTAGAGACTTTGTTACAGGAATATGAGACTAATTTAAAGTCTTATGTGGAGCAAATAGAGTCTGTATTGCAGTCAATTGATAGCCAACCAAAACAACCACAGCAGATTTCTACAGCGCAGGAGCAGTTGCTGAGGATTATGCGAGGAGAAACTGCAATGCGCTTAGATCAGCTTTCGCAGACATTGAGCAGATATTTGCAAAATGCACAAGAACAAGAAATAGAACAAACCAGAGGAGTTGAGCAAGCAAAGGGGGTAGAGAGATTAATTGTGATGATGAGTATGCTGGTGTCGGTAGCGGTCGCTGCTATTGTAGCTTGGCGGACTAGTCGAGCGATCGCAGAACCAGTGATTACTGTCACCCAAGTCGCAGAACAGGTAGCGCGAAAGTCTAATTTTGATTTGCGCGCTCCCGTCACCACCGAAGATGAAATTGGTTTATTAGCTAAATCTCTCAATCGTTTAATTGAGCGGGTATCAGAACGCACTAAAGAGTTACAGCAAGCAAAGGAATTAGCAGAAGCTGCTAGCAAAGCCAAAAGTGTGTTTCTCGCCAATGTTAGTCATGAGTTACGCACACCTTTAAATGCTGTGATTGGTTTGAGCCAATTACTTCAAGACGATGCGACGGATCTGAATTTGTCAGGAGATTTCATCACAGATTTAGAAACAATCAACTCTGCTGGTAGACATTTACTAGAATTAATTAACGATATCCTCGATTTATCAAAAATTGAAGCGGGGAAAATGACTCTCTACCCAGAGACATTTGAGATTACTACATTAATTCACAATCTCGTGCTCACCGTGAAGCCAGCAATAGAAAAAAATGGCAATGTTCTCGAAGTCGATTGCGAGCGTGAACTGGGAACAATGTATGCTGATCAAACAAGAATGCGGCAAGTATTGTTAAATTTATTGAGCAATGCTGCTAAGTTTACTACTAACGGAAAAGTGACTCTGACAGTGAAATGTGAAAAAAAAGATGCATTAATTAATGCACCTTTTGGTGTGATTACTTTCACTGTGACTGATACAGGAATTGGGATGACTCCCGGTCAACAGCAGCAATTATTTCAACCTTTTATTCAAGGAGATACTTCGACTACGAAAAAGTATGGTGGTACGGGATTAGGATTAGCAATTAGTCGCCATTTTTGTCAGATGATGGGTGGCGAAATTACTGTTAAAAGTCAGCCTGGAGTCGGCTCCATTTTTACTGTCCGTCTACCACTAACAGTGCAAGAATAA
- a CDS encoding homoserine dehydrogenase, translating into MGVKLGILGLGTVGTGTVQLLQDAVGRHPLLPEIEIYRVGVRSHNKPRAVELPEGTITTDLEAIVNDPLVDIVVEVMGGLEPARSLILQALRNGKHVVTANKAAIARFGDEIFTTANASGVYVLLEAAVGGGIPVIQPLKQSLSVNRIHTVTGIVNGTTNYILTRMQNEGGNFDDVLADAQRLGYAEADPTADVDGLDAADKIAILASLAFNGRIDLQDVYCEGIRQVSKTDIAYAEKLGFVIKLLAIAKKITPSSSLSVRVHPTLVPKVHPLASINGVYNAILVEGEPIGQVMFFGPGAGAGATASAVSSDILNLVATLKTSTTSPNPLLSCGHQDYCQIAPTAELVTRFYTRFLTGDHPGVIGKIGTCFGNHGVSLESIVQTGFQGELAEIVVVTHDVTEGDFHQALAEIRTLEAIVSIPSLLRVL; encoded by the coding sequence GTGGGCGTAAAGCTGGGAATCTTAGGATTAGGCACTGTAGGAACGGGAACAGTACAGTTACTACAAGACGCGGTTGGGCGTCACCCGTTGTTGCCGGAAATTGAAATATATCGCGTGGGAGTAAGATCGCACAATAAGCCTCGTGCAGTAGAACTTCCAGAAGGGACAATCACAACAGATTTAGAGGCAATTGTCAACGACCCATTGGTAGATATAGTCGTAGAGGTAATGGGAGGACTAGAACCGGCGCGATCGCTCATCCTCCAAGCCTTACGCAACGGGAAACACGTAGTCACGGCAAATAAAGCCGCGATCGCCCGTTTTGGTGATGAAATCTTTACCACAGCAAATGCATCTGGGGTATACGTACTGCTAGAAGCGGCGGTGGGTGGCGGTATCCCCGTCATTCAACCCCTCAAGCAATCCTTAAGCGTCAACCGCATTCATACCGTCACGGGTATAGTCAACGGTACCACTAACTACATCCTCACCCGGATGCAAAATGAAGGCGGTAACTTTGATGATGTATTAGCTGATGCTCAAAGATTGGGTTATGCGGAAGCCGATCCCACCGCCGATGTGGATGGCTTAGACGCTGCAGATAAAATAGCCATCCTAGCGTCATTAGCCTTTAACGGACGCATCGACCTCCAAGATGTTTACTGTGAAGGGATTCGGCAAGTGAGCAAAACAGATATTGCCTATGCCGAGAAATTAGGGTTTGTGATTAAATTGCTGGCGATCGCCAAAAAAATCACCCCATCATCTTCCCTCTCCGTCCGTGTCCATCCTACCTTAGTACCAAAAGTACATCCCTTAGCCAGTATTAATGGCGTGTATAATGCGATTCTGGTAGAAGGAGAACCCATCGGTCAAGTGATGTTCTTCGGCCCTGGTGCGGGCGCGGGTGCAACTGCTAGCGCTGTCTCATCGGATATCTTAAATTTAGTTGCTACCCTCAAAACCAGTACAACTAGCCCCAATCCGTTATTGAGTTGTGGACATCAAGACTATTGTCAAATTGCACCCACAGCAGAACTCGTCACCCGCTTTTACACGCGCTTCCTGACTGGCGATCACCCAGGTGTTATCGGCAAAATCGGTACTTGCTTCGGTAATCACGGTGTCAGCTTGGAGTCAATTGTGCAAACTGGTTTTCAGGGAGAACTAGCAGAAATTGTCGTTGTGACTCACGACGTTACAGAAGGGGATTTCCATCAAGCCTTAGCAGAAATTCGCACCTTGGAAGCAATAGTTAGCATTCCTAGTTTATTACGCGTGCTTTAG
- the petH gene encoding ferredoxin--NADP reductase, with protein MSNQGTVESAANTESGSRIFVYEVVGLRQNEEIDQTNYPIRQSGSVFIRVPYNRMNQEMRRITRLGGKIVSIQPTSPLAQIDAGEIANGKTAQLATSEQNTGNEGNGQATPVSAKSEVKGFAKSPAEDQHKKKDTKGNTMSQAKAKKDAHADVPVNIYRPNAPFIGKCISNDPLVQEGGIGIVQHIKFDLSGSNLRYIEGQSIGIIPPGLDKNGKPEKLRLYSIASTRHGDDVNDKTVSLCVRQLEYKHPETSETVYGVCSTHLCFLEPGADVKITGPVGKEMLLPEDPEAKVIMMATGTGIAPMRAYLWRMFKDAERAANPDYKFNGLAWLIFGVPTTPNILYKEELEEIQNKYPDNFRLTYAISREQKNPQGGRMYIQDRVAEHADELWQLIKQEKTHTYICGLRGMEGGIDEALSAAAAKDGVTWSDYQKELKKAGRWHVETY; from the coding sequence ATGTCTAATCAAGGTACTGTTGAAAGTGCTGCCAACACAGAATCAGGTAGCCGAATCTTCGTTTACGAAGTGGTGGGTCTGCGTCAGAACGAAGAAATTGATCAAACTAACTACCCAATTCGTCAAAGTGGCAGTGTGTTCATCAGAGTGCCTTACAACCGCATGAACCAAGAAATGCGACGGATCACTCGCCTAGGCGGCAAAATTGTAAGTATTCAACCCACAAGTCCCCTAGCACAAATTGATGCTGGGGAAATTGCTAACGGCAAAACTGCCCAGTTGGCAACATCTGAGCAGAATACTGGCAACGAAGGGAACGGTCAAGCCACACCTGTGAGTGCGAAAAGTGAAGTCAAAGGCTTCGCTAAATCACCAGCGGAAGACCAGCATAAGAAGAAGGACACAAAAGGCAACACCATGTCTCAAGCGAAAGCCAAAAAAGACGCCCATGCTGACGTTCCTGTCAACATTTACCGCCCCAATGCGCCGTTTATTGGTAAGTGTATATCTAATGACCCGTTAGTCCAAGAAGGCGGGATTGGTATTGTTCAGCACATCAAGTTTGACCTTTCTGGTAGTAATTTAAGATACATAGAAGGTCAGAGTATCGGCATTATTCCGCCCGGTTTGGACAAAAACGGCAAGCCTGAAAAACTCAGACTGTACTCAATTGCTTCCACCCGTCATGGTGACGATGTTAATGACAAGACAGTCTCGTTGTGCGTCCGCCAGCTAGAGTATAAGCATCCCGAAACAAGCGAAACAGTTTATGGTGTTTGCTCTACTCACCTCTGTTTCCTAGAACCAGGAGCAGATGTCAAAATTACAGGGCCTGTGGGTAAAGAAATGTTGTTACCCGAAGACCCAGAAGCCAAAGTGATTATGATGGCGACAGGGACAGGTATCGCGCCGATGCGGGCTTACTTATGGCGCATGTTTAAGGACGCAGAAAGAGCGGCTAACCCAGACTACAAGTTTAATGGTTTAGCTTGGCTGATATTTGGTGTACCAACAACTCCAAATATCCTCTACAAAGAAGAACTCGAAGAAATCCAAAACAAATATCCTGATAACTTCCGCCTCACCTACGCCATCAGCCGGGAACAAAAAAATCCCCAAGGTGGTAGAATGTACATCCAAGACCGAGTAGCAGAACACGCAGATGAACTGTGGCAGTTGATTAAACAAGAAAAAACCCACACCTACATCTGCGGTTTGCGTGGTATGGAAGGCGGTATTGATGAGGCGCTATCCGCTGCTGCTGCTAAAGATGGTGTCACCTGGAGTGATTACCAGAAGGAACTCAAAAAAGCTGGTCGCTGGCACGTAGAAACCTACTAA
- the mtnA gene encoding S-methyl-5-thioribose-1-phosphate isomerase has translation MTNSPKPVYPVIWHNDAASLIDQTRLPNEYSFVEISRSEDMARAIKTMIVRGAPAIGVAAAYGMYLGAREIETSNRDEFLQQLEKVAQLLRSTRPTAVNLFWAINRMMRTAYESIGTVAEIRQTLLQTAQALNAEDLQTCQAIGDRGLTALPSTPDKLTLLTHCNAGALATAGYGTALGVVRSAWREGRLEKVFADETRPRLQGAKLTAWECVQEGIPVTLITDNMAAHCMQQGLIHAVVVGADRIAANGDTANKIGTYSLAIVAKAHQVPFFVAAPLSTIDFELSDGSQIPIEERNPEEIYQVGETILTPTGVEFYNPAFDVTPAELITGIITENGVFAPGELAKSQKIVS, from the coding sequence ATGACAAATTCCCCAAAACCAGTTTATCCAGTGATTTGGCACAACGACGCCGCATCATTAATTGACCAAACCCGCTTACCTAATGAGTATTCTTTTGTAGAAATCAGCCGCAGTGAAGATATGGCGCGGGCGATTAAAACTATGATTGTCCGGGGAGCGCCAGCAATTGGTGTCGCTGCGGCTTATGGAATGTATCTGGGAGCGAGGGAAATTGAGACAAGCAATCGTGATGAATTTTTGCAACAGTTAGAAAAAGTTGCTCAGTTGTTGCGTTCAACTCGTCCCACAGCAGTAAATTTGTTTTGGGCGATCAACCGGATGATGAGAACCGCCTATGAAAGTATCGGGACGGTAGCAGAAATTAGACAAACCCTGTTGCAAACAGCCCAAGCCCTCAACGCCGAAGATTTACAAACCTGTCAGGCGATTGGCGATCGCGGCTTGACAGCTTTACCCTCAACCCCTGATAAACTGACACTGCTGACCCATTGCAATGCTGGGGCCTTAGCTACCGCGGGTTACGGTACTGCTTTAGGCGTGGTGCGTTCCGCTTGGCGAGAAGGACGTTTAGAAAAGGTATTCGCCGACGAAACCCGTCCCCGCTTACAAGGAGCAAAACTCACTGCTTGGGAGTGTGTTCAAGAAGGAATTCCCGTTACATTAATTACCGATAACATGGCAGCCCATTGTATGCAACAGGGCTTGATTCATGCGGTGGTTGTCGGTGCGGATCGAATTGCTGCTAACGGTGATACAGCCAATAAAATCGGTACGTATAGTTTAGCAATTGTCGCCAAAGCACATCAAGTTCCTTTCTTTGTAGCTGCGCCCCTTTCCACCATTGATTTTGAGTTGTCTGATGGTAGTCAAATTCCCATCGAGGAAAGAAATCCAGAGGAAATATACCAAGTAGGTGAAACTATTCTCACACCTACAGGCGTAGAGTTTTATAATCCAGCTTTTGATGTGACTCCCGCTGAGTTGATTACAGGAATTATTACAGAGAATGGTGTCTTTGCTCCTGGGGAGTTGGCGAAGTCTCAAAAAATTGTTTCTTGA
- the metK gene encoding methionine adenosyltransferase, which yields MSRRYLFTSESVTEGHPDKICDQISDTIIDALLTQDPTSRVAAEVVVNTGLVLITGEITTKANVNYVHLARKKIAEIGYTDADNGFSANSTSVLIALDEQSPDIAQGVNTAQETREQDSDELFDKIGAGDQGIMFGFASNETPELMPLPISLAHRIARRLAAVRKTGDLSYLRPDGKTQVTVVYEDGRPVGIDTILISTQHTASIGEITDEAAVQAKIKADLWSAVVEPVFGDIDVKPDAETRFLVNPTGKFVVGGPQGDSGLTGRKIIVDTYGGYSRHGGGAFSGKDPTKVDRSAAYAARYVAKNVVAAGLAEKCEVQLSYAIGVARPTSILVETFGTGKVDEETLLELVKKHFELRPAGIIHSFNLRNLPNERGGRFYQDVAAYGHFGRSDLDLPWERTDKAELLKQALNESLSAAIAQTLQ from the coding sequence TTGTCTCGTCGATATTTATTTACCTCAGAGTCAGTTACCGAAGGTCATCCAGATAAGATATGCGATCAGATTTCTGATACGATTATCGATGCCTTACTGACACAAGATCCTACTAGCCGTGTAGCAGCAGAAGTAGTAGTTAATACAGGGTTGGTGCTAATTACCGGGGAAATTACCACCAAAGCGAATGTTAACTATGTGCATCTCGCCCGCAAAAAAATCGCCGAAATTGGCTACACTGATGCTGATAACGGCTTTTCTGCCAATAGCACCAGTGTGCTGATAGCTTTAGACGAACAATCACCGGATATTGCTCAAGGCGTGAACACCGCCCAAGAAACCCGTGAGCAGGATAGTGATGAACTATTCGACAAAATCGGTGCGGGTGATCAAGGTATTATGTTCGGCTTTGCTAGCAACGAAACACCGGAATTAATGCCTTTACCTATCAGTCTCGCCCATCGGATTGCTCGCCGACTAGCAGCGGTGAGAAAGACAGGAGATTTGTCCTATCTGCGTCCAGATGGCAAAACTCAAGTAACTGTAGTCTATGAAGATGGACGCCCCGTAGGTATCGATACAATTCTGATTTCTACCCAGCATACAGCCTCTATTGGAGAAATTACAGACGAGGCAGCAGTACAAGCCAAGATTAAAGCAGACCTGTGGTCGGCGGTAGTTGAACCTGTATTTGGCGATATTGATGTCAAGCCTGATGCAGAAACACGCTTTTTAGTCAATCCTACAGGAAAATTTGTTGTTGGCGGCCCCCAGGGCGACTCTGGTTTAACTGGACGGAAAATCATTGTTGATACCTACGGCGGTTATTCTCGTCATGGCGGCGGTGCTTTTTCTGGGAAAGACCCCACCAAGGTAGACCGTTCGGCGGCTTATGCGGCGCGCTATGTAGCGAAAAACGTTGTAGCTGCTGGTTTGGCAGAAAAATGTGAGGTGCAGTTAAGCTATGCCATTGGTGTAGCGCGACCCACTAGTATTTTGGTGGAAACCTTCGGTACTGGCAAGGTGGACGAAGAAACCTTGTTGGAACTGGTGAAAAAGCACTTTGAATTAAGACCGGCGGGAATCATCCATAGTTTCAACTTACGCAACTTACCCAATGAAAGAGGCGGACGTTTTTATCAGGACGTCGCGGCTTACGGACATTTTGGGCGGAGTGATTTAGACTTGCCTTGGGAGCGCACCGATAAGGCGGAACTGTTGAAGCAAGCACTTAACGAGTCACTTTCGGCTGCGATCGCGCAAACATTACAATAA
- a CDS encoding pentapeptide repeat-containing protein, translating to MNLTSWFRRLSTISLSIFLSLTIFSLPANAFVPKDYDKLLLTNACVYCDLSEADLSNRDLYGSALDGANLSKANLSGVLLNDARLQGANLTGANLSGAIAMGTNLSDANLTGANLSQADLYNALLNKTKLLNANLTDADLTEAVISDADLSNALAKNAKLRSAILSRSNLSGADFSNSYLRNAKLREAILKQTKLSGADLFQSLMPDGTTYNGDASKFGANQ from the coding sequence ATGAATCTTACATCTTGGTTTCGTAGACTCTCTACTATTTCCCTCTCGATTTTCCTTAGCTTAACGATCTTTAGTTTGCCCGCTAACGCTTTCGTTCCGAAAGATTACGATAAGTTGCTGCTGACAAACGCCTGTGTTTACTGCGATCTATCGGAAGCAGATCTATCGAATAGAGATTTATATGGTAGCGCCCTTGATGGTGCAAATCTATCAAAAGCCAATCTCTCAGGTGTCCTACTCAATGATGCAAGGCTTCAAGGAGCTAATCTAACGGGAGCCAATTTATCAGGTGCTATCGCGATGGGGACCAATTTGTCGGATGCTAACTTAACGGGGGCTAATCTTTCTCAGGCAGATTTGTATAATGCCCTCCTGAATAAAACAAAGTTGTTAAACGCGAATTTAACCGATGCAGATCTAACAGAGGCGGTTATCTCTGATGCAGATTTGTCTAATGCTTTGGCGAAAAATGCAAAATTAAGGTCAGCGATTCTTTCTCGATCCAATTTATCAGGTGCAGATTTTTCCAATAGCTACTTGAGAAATGCAAAGTTACGAGAAGCCATTCTTAAACAAACTAAGTTATCTGGAGCTGATCTGTTCCAATCGCTTATGCCTGACGGGACTACTTATAACGGAGATGCCTCAAAGTTTGGGGCTAATCAGTAA